The sequence CTGCCCCAGCCAGCCGCACCGACCAGCTCCCCGCAAAGCGAAGCGTGCTGCTGCCGCGTTCGAGCAGCGGGTGACCCGGTTCGTGCGGAAGGGCCGCCGCAAAATCCGCCACGGCCGCCAGCACCTTGTCGCGCGCCAGGCGGATCGCCGGATCGGGGTGAAAGAACAGCTGCCGGTCGGTTTGCGTGCCGCCCCGCACGGACTGTTCTGGATAGGGCGCCTTCATCCGGTGTAAGCGGCGCAAGGCTTCGGCCAGGTCAGCCAGTTCTTGCGGCGTGAAATCCAGATCGACTGCCGCCGCGTGGAGCCGATCGCCATCGAGCCAACCAGCTTGCGGATCACCCAGCAATCGCCAGCACAGCCCGGCATAGGGCCAGAACATCCGCGCCTGAGCTCCGCCAAGGTGCCGCTGGGCGACGGCAAGCGCAGCTTCCGGCTGACTCGTGCGCAGCAAGTAGCGGACATGGCACAGGTCAGTCCCAGGATCGGCCAGCGCGGCGAATGGCCCGAAATCCGGGATGCCCTCGCCGCTCTCGGCAATCAGGAACAGGGCTGACAGCGCCAGGCCCTGCGAGGGTGCGCAGGCCTGCTCTGCGCCAGCCAGGACTGCGCGGGCGGCGGTCCAGTCCTTGCGCGTGGCGTGTTGCTGGAACCAGCTGAGCCGGACTGCGGTGTTGACCGGTTCACGCGCGGCCGCCGCAGCATAGGAGCGATCCCAATCCTCGGTCTCCCCCCTGGTGATCCGCATGGCACAGAGCGTCCGGTGCCCGTCGAGCCAGCCGGGGTGCTGCGCCAGCACGCTCTCAAGCAGGGCTTCGGCTTGGTCGTCCGCACTTTCTGCCGCCAGCGCCAGCGCACGATTGCGGATCAGGTCGGGCTGGCCGGGGAGCAAGGCGGCCGCCCGCTCGAACAGGGCGGCGGCGGGCTGCCAGGCTTCAAAGGCGATCTGGGCGTGTCCAAAGGCGGCTTGCGGGCTGTTGGGATCGCGCCGTGCGGCTTCGCTGATCGTCTCGAGCGCGGCGTCAATATCCTGTTCGGCCAGCAATGCTGCCGCCCGGCTGACGCGCTGCGCAGTATCGGTCATGCCTTGCAATGCTGGTCGATGAAGGCCTGGTGGCTCGGCTGGCGCGCCGCCTCATTGGCCATGGCGCTGCGCAGTTTGCCCAGCCACTCGCGCCCGCTCGGGCGATAGGCCCCCAGCGGATCGGTACCTTCGGGCAGGTTGAACTGGCCGATATGGACCGCGTGCCAACTGGGCGGGGCGAACAGGTCCATATCGCGCGGGATATGGCGGCCATAGCGGCGGAAGTGATCGATCTTGAAGGCCAGACTATCCGGCACCTCCATTGCCGCCGTGTGCCGCCACATCGGCTCATCGCGGTCCATCAGCTTGTAGTGCAGCACGATGAAATCGCGGATCCGCTCCATCTCGGTGGCGGCGATATGGTTGTACTCGGCGATCACCGCCGGATCGAAGCTGGTGTCCGGGAACAGCGCGAGCAGCTTGGAGATGCCGGCCTGGATCAGGTGCAGGCTGGTCGATTCCAGCGGCTCGAGGAATCCGCTGGAGAGGCCGACCGCAATGACATTCTTGTCCCAGAACTTTCGGCGCATGCCGGTGGTGAAGCGCAGGCGATTGGGCTCGGCCAGCGGCTTGCCATCGAGATTGCTGAGCAGCACGTCGAGCGCAGCTTCGTCGCTGGTGAACTGGCTGGAATAGACGTGGCCGTTGCCGGTGCGGTGCTGCAACGGGATGCGCCATTGCCAGCCAGCCTCGCGCGCGGTTGAGCGGGTATAGGGGGTGAAATCCCCCGCCTTCTCGCAGGGGATCGCCACGGCTCGGTCGCAGGGCAACCAGTGCGTCCAGTCGGCATAGCCGGCCTGCAACGCGCCCTCGATCAGCAGGCCGCGAAAGCCCGAGCAATCGATAAACAGCTCGGCTTCAAGACTGCGCCCATCTTCCAGGGTGACGCCGGTAACGAAGCCGGTCTCGCCATGCTGCTGGACCGAGCCGATCTTGCCCTCATGCCGCACCACGCCGCGTTGCTCAGAATAGGCGCGCAGGTAGCGGGCATAGAGCCCGGCATCGAAGTGATAGGCATAGTCGAACGTCGAAAGGACCGAGCGCGGATCCCCGCTCGGCCGTACAAAACGGTTGGCCTTGGCAAGGTGCCAGGCCATCGAGTGTTCATCGAACCCGGCGGTTTCGCCTGCTGCCTTGGCCAGCAGCCAGTGCTGATGCACCGGCACCACGTCGAACGCGCGGCCGTGCGGACCGAAGGGGTGGAAATAGCGGTGGCCCGCCCGACCCCAGTTCACGAACTCGATCCCCAGCTTGTAGCTCGCCTGGGTGCGTTTCATGAATTCGGCTTCGTCGATGCCCAGCATCTGATTGAAGGTGCGGATCGGCGGGATCGTAGCCTCGCCCACGCCGACCGTGCCGACCTCTTCGCTTTCGATCAGGGCGATCTCGCAGCCCTGGGCCAGGTTGGCGGAAAGCGCGGCTGCGGTCATCCAACCAGCCGAGCCGCCGCCGACGATCAGGATCTTGCGGATGGGTTGCGCCTGTGAAGCCATTGCACGCTCGCTTGCCATGAAAGAAAGCGGGCGGGAAGCAGCCAACGCCGTTCCCGCCCGTATAGTGGAAGGGCCTGCTAGGTGTTGCAGGCCCTTCGGAAGAACGCCTTAGAAGCTGTAGCGCACCGAAGCGGTGAAGGTGCGACCCAGCGCCGGTGCACCGCCCAGCACGGCCGGATTGGCCGTGATGTCCGAAACGCCGCCATTGCCACGGAAGTCGAAGGTGTCGAACAGGTTGTAGACCTGCAGACCCAGTTCGAGGTTCTTGACCGGACGGACTCGCAGCACGCCGTTGAACACGGCCTTGCCCGGGTATTCCAGGCCGGCACCGTCGATCGCGGCGGTCTGGCCGGTGGTCGAGAGGCCGATCGTGGCGATGTCGTTGATGTCATAATTGGCCGAGACCGTGTACGATAGATCCGGGATACCATCGGCGCGGTTGTAGACGGTCGAGGCCGCCGCAGCCCGCTTGGCCTTGGTGTAGGTGGCCGTACCAACAAGGTTGAATCCGCCGTTCTGGTAGGTGACGAACAGT comes from Novosphingobium ginsenosidimutans and encodes:
- a CDS encoding putative 2OG-Fe(II) oxygenase, translating into MTDTAQRVSRAAALLAEQDIDAALETISEAARRDPNSPQAAFGHAQIAFEAWQPAAALFERAAALLPGQPDLIRNRALALAAESADDQAEALLESVLAQHPGWLDGHRTLCAMRITRGETEDWDRSYAAAAAREPVNTAVRLSWFQQHATRKDWTAARAVLAGAEQACAPSQGLALSALFLIAESGEGIPDFGPFAALADPGTDLCHVRYLLRTSQPEAALAVAQRHLGGAQARMFWPYAGLCWRLLGDPQAGWLDGDRLHAAAVDLDFTPQELADLAEALRRLHRMKAPYPEQSVRGGTQTDRQLFFHPDPAIRLARDKVLAAVADFAAALPHEPGHPLLERGSSTLRFAGSWSVRLAGAGFHASHTHVRGWISSACYVSLPKPDQLGAPPAGWLSLGSPPPELGLDLGPLRQIEPKPGRLALFGSTLWHATEPFAAGERLTFAFDIAPPR
- a CDS encoding tryptophan halogenase family protein, with the translated sequence MASQAQPIRKILIVGGGSAGWMTAAALSANLAQGCEIALIESEEVGTVGVGEATIPPIRTFNQMLGIDEAEFMKRTQASYKLGIEFVNWGRAGHRYFHPFGPHGRAFDVVPVHQHWLLAKAAGETAGFDEHSMAWHLAKANRFVRPSGDPRSVLSTFDYAYHFDAGLYARYLRAYSEQRGVVRHEGKIGSVQQHGETGFVTGVTLEDGRSLEAELFIDCSGFRGLLIEGALQAGYADWTHWLPCDRAVAIPCEKAGDFTPYTRSTAREAGWQWRIPLQHRTGNGHVYSSQFTSDEAALDVLLSNLDGKPLAEPNRLRFTTGMRRKFWDKNVIAVGLSSGFLEPLESTSLHLIQAGISKLLALFPDTSFDPAVIAEYNHIAATEMERIRDFIVLHYKLMDRDEPMWRHTAAMEVPDSLAFKIDHFRRYGRHIPRDMDLFAPPSWHAVHIGQFNLPEGTDPLGAYRPSGREWLGKLRSAMANEAARQPSHQAFIDQHCKA